TTTCGGCAGCACCTCGACCATCTTGGTCCACTCAGCCCAGTCATCTTCATGGAGTCCGTCTTCGATCGAGATCACGTGATACTTTTCCTGCCATGATTCATAGTGCTTAACGAGCTCTTCGGCCTTCAGCGACTGACCTTCAGGACTGAGGTCGTAGAGACCAGTTTCCTTGTTGAAGAATTCACTCGCGGCAGTGTCGAGTGCAATGGAGACTTCGATGCCTGGCTTGTAGCCAGCAGCTTCAATGGCTTGGAGCAGGTATGAAAACGCTTCGTCGTGGTCTTTTACACGCGGCGCAAAACCACCTTCGTCGCCGACGCTAGTCGAAAGGTCGGCTTTGGCGAGGAGTCCTTTAAGAGTATGGAAGATCTCTGCGCCAGCGCGAAGCTGCTCCTTGTACTCAGCGATGCCGTGTGGGACGAGCATGAATTCTTGGCACGACAAGCCAGAATCGCTATGGACTCCACCATTGAGGACATTGAACATCGGCACTGGAAGGGCAACTTTTTGCTTGGTGCCAAGGAGGGTGTTGATGTGCTGGTAGAGCGAGATGTTAGTATCGAGCGCATGCGCGCGAGCGACGGCAAGTGACACACCAAGGATCGCGTTGGCGCCGAGTCGTCCTTTATTTTCTGTACCGTCAGCATTGATCATTTTTTGATCGATGGCAGCTTGTTCGCTGGCATCCATGCCAATCACCGTTTCTGCCAACACGGTAT
Above is a window of Candidatus Nomurabacteria bacterium DNA encoding:
- the eno gene encoding phosphopyruvate hydratase, with the protein product REVLDSRGNPTVEVIITLESGTVASAMVPSGASTGAHEAVELRDGDKSRYLGKGVQKAVEHVNTVLAETVIGMDASEQAAIDQKMINADGTENKGRLGANAILGVSLAVARAHALDTNISLYQHINTLLGTKQKVALPVPMFNVLNGGVHSDSGLSCQEFMLVPHGIAEYKEQLRAGAEIFHTLKGLLAKADLSTSVGDEGGFAPRVKDHDEAFSYLLQAIEAAGYKPGIEVSIALDTAASEFFNKETGLYDLSPEGQSLKAEELVKHYESWQEKYHVISIEDGLHEDDWAEWTKMVEVLPKAKQFTIASHPAKLESDLMLVGDDLLVTNPKRLKRAIEEKACTAILIKVNQIGTLSETLECIRMAQENGIRVIVSHRSGETTDDFIADLAVGTGAECIKTGSLSRGERLAKYNRLLAIGEEL